The Arachis ipaensis cultivar K30076 chromosome B10, Araip1.1, whole genome shotgun sequence DNA window TTAGATATCCAATCTTTTCCATCCGAAATCGCCAGAAATTCTTTCCAATATCTATAAGACCTACAATCTCAATCTCACAAAACCCAGAAAACCAATCTCTCCAAATCTCTGAGAATAATGACAATAGTTGAGAACAgaggaattttcaaaaaaaaaaaaaagcaagggtTAAGAAAATTTTCGAGTTTCAAATCTTAGCCAAAAAACAAAGTTCATCACCAAAAGAATAAAAGACAAATATCACCAAAAGAATAAAAGACAAATATCaccaaaacaaataaaattagaaGAGTTGATTCTAACACACCCTTATCCATACATAAACAAATTTTTTTGTCATGATAATACGCATAAAATATGTTGTTTGAGCTACCCTTTAGTAAGGCATTCACGTCTAAATGTAATCCACTGTTGCAACAATGAAATCAAAACATAGCACATAATTATTAAAAGACACAGACACAAACACATCAGATGTGGTATGCACTTCTAAAATCAGACCAATAAAATTATTTCgactttcaatttcaaaatcatgAACATGATCATAAAAATTCACTTGAAAGTACGAAGTTATTTCGACATGATCACgaaaaaaaatttcttaatcTAACTAATGATAAACTTGAAAAGTATAAAGGTAGTATAATAGAAAGCCTTTTGATATTTACTTCCATCTAAATAATATGGAAAGGATCCCATTAAATAGATGGAAAATTGTGTGAACCaataaaacaatatatataagcatccaaaaattaaataatttctctCCTTGTTCCTCAATTTAAGTCTCTGCCAAGTTAGCtctcacctctttttttttttcatgcataTTAACAAATAACAGTTCATACTTATATATAATCCAAAGGTAGGAATGTGTATGAATTTAGGAacaatgtcttttttttttgcacCTACACCCAAAGAGAACTTAAAACATGCTATTTTGGAACTGACCATATTTCTATCAATCTATTTTTTCTTGTTTGTGTACGAAACTATTTTTCTTGAACACATTTCAGATATATAACTCCATAAACATCAAACTAGCAAGGAGAAAACAAAACAATGTTCAATCAGGACCATACATAGTAGAAGCATACAATTAGAAGCAATCATCTAAAATCCAAATATCCCCTTATTCAATCTAGCCACACAAATTGTTCCTGAAAACCAGTAGCTGCTGAATATACTCCTTAATTTGTTGTCATCATTTCAAAAGCCTTAACCTCTCCATTCAAGTATCATATATTTCATAAAAATCTCTTGAAATAACTATCTTCTTTCACAAACATCACATTTTGCAAAAATCATCAGAATTCAGCAACAATAGAAAAATCATAGAACATAATCACAATAATTCCGTGACAGAAAAACCATGTCCAACAACACAATACTATAATAAAACTAGATCATCAAATTAGAAAAGTTCAAACAAACTTCTAAATCGTAAAGATCTTCGATCCATCTAACAAGTCACCCAAATAATTCTCTATCCCTAAACAGATAAAATCACCAGTTCGCCAAACAACAATAACACTCCATTATATGTTCATCACAAAGTTCTTCTCCTTGAAAAATTgaataacaatttttttaaaattcttaatTTGAAACAAAAGGATCACAAGCAACTCAAAATTTAGTCATAACTTCAAAGattatcaacataaaagaaaaattcaaatatcGCTTATCAAGTCCAAAACAAAGCATCTCGTTTAGTAACTCAATGAATTCAtgcaatccaaaatttcaaataCAGCTCTATAAAGGAATTAGATAGTAATTCACAGCAAACACCGATCGGATCTTCTAAGTAATTCATGAAATATTGACATCAGGAATCATAGAGAACAACACAAAGACGAAAAAGATTAAAGCATGCATTCACAAAATCGGGAAATGTTAGAACTAGCTACAAGGCAGGAATCGCGAACCGGAACCGAAACTGAAACTATTGCAAAAGCACGTTCGAGAAAATCTAGCAAAGGATAGGGCAAGATTGGGTACAAAAGGACAAGAGTAGTAAGAAGTGGCAGAGGACAGATGATCACAGTAATCAGAAGACAACAATGACATAGAAGATAAAGAGGACATTCCTATAAGCCTTTGATAGTGCCACAATTTGTACAAATAGGCGcacttctatttatacaattgtgatcctaccataggacacttgctccatattacacagattaaacctaagctggactcccttaggggggtggattgtaaggcccacatcggttggggaggggaacgaagcatgccttataagggtgtggatacctctccctagcatgacgcgttttgacgagtgagtgtggggggcttcggctatcatccctatcgtcaaaggcaaaaccgtgaggccttgtgtgccaaagcggacaatatcgtgctagcgggtggtctgggctgttacactgTCCAACCTCTTCATTTGACCCAGTTACCTCATACTCGGTCACCTACATGCAATAGCACCAACATAATTTATAACCACCCAAGGACCTCTAGAAATATATTAACTAGCGTAAGACAACCACATATACAATAACCATAGTGTAAACATAAACCGTAACTAACATATATCCAATAATACTAGTTTAACCTTTGTGGTGTTCCTGCCGGTACATGCGGCACCAACGTGAGCATCGCCAGCATCCATCCGCATGGTACGAGCCCTTTTTACCTTATTTTTCGTGCTGCATACAGGACATGTTCGTTTGGTATGACCCGGCAACTTACATGCCGTACACTTCCTCCTGTTCTGGTTTTGTTTGCGCACCCTAGGTGCACCCTTGGTTCGCACAACATCAGGATCACAGAGTTTGGCGGCCGTGACGTCACCCTTGTCATCACCCTTTTTGGAGAACATCTCCTCCAGTTTAGCACGTAGCTCCTGTAGCCCCTTCATCGCCTCCGTGAATAGACCGAATTGTTGTGCCCCAAGAAAAAACAACCAATGAGACGCGGAATGCAATGCCCCATGACGAAGCAAAAACTCCTGGTCACcatcattatattttttttccacATACTCGCCAACATGTTTTGCATCTTTCATCCATCGCTTCAACACCAAACGCTTCGGGACCTCCATCACATGCTCGTGCTTCATGACGAAGAACATATGCTTACATGGGTACCCGTGTGTGTCCCATAAGTAACAGTCACACTACAACCTTCCCATATTCTTGTCACATAAGACCACAATAGGCCGGCCGGGATGCCCAAATTCATTACTGTGTACACTTTAGTGGTAAGCGATCGTCGAACCCCTACAAAGTTAACAGAAGCAACAGCTTCGAGTTCCTTCTTCACATCATTGAAAACTGTTCGAGTATACACTCTAGCGGCAAACCGTTCCAAGGAGTCCAACGAGGTCGTCAACATGAGGTCACCATAGATCGACCTGAACTGAGATAGTAACTCGTTATTCCTAAACTCCCGAAGAAGAAGCTCAAGGTTTTGGACAAGTTCTAGCATTGTGTGCTTTGATTGAAGAAACTTCTTCACCATGCTGTAATGCCCTCACACCGCGATGTTGTCCGGAACCCGGCACAAAACTTATCCTACAAGTATGCGTTTGCCCACATATCCCTCTTCCCGTACACCTGGTTCCCCCACAAGGTGTCATTCAATCCATACTCTGCCGATGCTTCGGCCCACTCGGTCTCAAACTCATCAACCCCCATGTCTGCATACAGCCACCTGTTGAATAGCTGCCGTAAAGCCACGTCCTTGACGTTAGATATAATATTCTTCTCAATGTGCTATGCACAAACCCAATGGGTTGCATCCGGAAAAAACTTTTCGAACAGCCTCCCGGATTGAATCATCTCCGTCAGTCACAACAACCGATGGCACTTTGTTGCACATGACCTCCAAAAAATTCTCCATCAGCCATGTATATGATGCGATGCTCTCATCTAACACCAACCCAAACCCAAATATACAAGTTTGCTTGTGGTTATTACAACCAGAAAAAATAACCAGCGGCCTGTTATACTTGTTCTTCTTATATGTTGAGTCGAATGCAAGAACATCGCCGAAGTACTGGTAGTCAAGCCTGCTACCACCATCTGCCCAGAGTAAATTCGCTAGCATGTCATCCACGGTAACATTATACCACGCCATAGACATCGGGTCAGCATCAACTTTTTCCTCCAGGTACACTATAGCCGAGTTCACATCCCCGTCGGCGATTCTAGCACGCCTACTCCTGTCGACATAGTTATAGGCATCCTTGTTCAGGAAACCAACTAGAGAATACCCACCGGCCATGCCGGCCAGGTACTGCATCGTCTTCGAGGTCGAGATTCCACACCCTTGCATCCCATCTATTTGAGCTTTTGCCACTTCTGTCATGGACCGAAAATTTGGAATTAGGTGGACCATGCCAGGATGTGTGAGCGCATGGTTGTGCCTCGTGATAACCTTCTTCACCCTCCAGATGTTATTGCTCCTGTCAAGGTATATGCACATCCTCGCCTCACAGTTTGTCCTTGTCTCCGGCTTGTGAGGCCTCCTCCTATCCACCCGATTGTAATGTTTTCTATGTCTAAGCCATTCTCTATTGCAAAAAAATCTTCACCTAATTAGGTTCTCACCTCCATCCTCAAACATATCCCCTTACGAATTCCAAAACCCTGAAACCTCCCCAACTTCTGATAGaaatcatatgcatcttcttCCGTTCGAAGTACCTTTCTTAATATGTCGTCGTCGGTGAGAGAAGCAACATCGCCGTAATCAACACCATCGTCACTCCGTGTGTACAACACATCTTCCAAGTTGACTGTTGCCATCTACGTATTCATTGAGATCTCACATTATACAAACAACTTTCATGACTTAAGTTTGCACATTTTCAATAAACAATTGTAAccaatgttattttttattttactatcaTATGTACAAATCACTTATATTACAAAAGAATTtgtaaagaattaaaaaaataaagaaattcactATTTATATTGAATTAGCTAGAGGCAGATGCATGTTTACCAAAAGAAATAGGATTGTTTATGATTCCACTGGTAATTGAATATGTGCCTCCAAAGGAGAAGTTAAATTCGGGGAACTGTGATGAGCTCAAATCTAGTAGCATATAATACAATCCATAATTGAAGAGTTTAGCAATGAAAATATCCAAATATGCATTGAAAATGTACAAAATTTCAATAAACATTACTAAACAGATGCAAGAAAGAACAACCATCATTCAACAACAAACACTACAAAACAGCAAAAAGTAATCACACTATTACCAAATTCAAAAAGAATGAAAACCAGATAAACCCAATCATAAACACTATTATCGAATTAAATAAGAAGTCAACCAAAAATCACCTTGCAAATCCAATTAAAAATAGCTTCTCACTTTGTACCCTAAACACCAATTAAATCACATGaaccaaaatttaatttgagGGAAAACATGACAGTTCAATGCTTATGAGTTTAATGAGAAAAAAAACGGCAATAGCAGCAGAACAAATCAGTTATCATTTATCACAAATTTCAGATTCAAAACACAAATCAATAATCAAGTAATCAGAGATATTAAAAATCACAAATCACTACTTCCAGACTTCAGAGACATTCAAATTCAATAATCCAAGTACTTCAGACACATTCAAATTCTGCCTAAAGCCTTC harbors:
- the LOC110267746 gene encoding protein FAR1-RELATED SEQUENCE 5-like, with product MCIYLDRSNNIWRVKKVITRHNHALTHPGMVHLIPNFRSMTEVAKAQIDGMQGCGISTSKTMQYLAGMAGGYSLVGFLNKDAYNYVDRSRRARIADGDVNSAIVYLEEKVDADPMSMAWYNVTVDDMLANLLWADGGSRLDYQYFGDVLAFDSTYKKNKYNRPLVIFSGCNNHKQTCIFGFGLVLDESIASYTWLMENFLEVMCNKVPSVVVTDGDDSIREAVRKVFSGCNPLGLCIAH